From a region of the Odontesthes bonariensis isolate fOdoBon6 chromosome 4, fOdoBon6.hap1, whole genome shotgun sequence genome:
- the tmem192 gene encoding transmembrane protein 192 isoform X2 translates to MDPKGPSVYTAGSSADVNRSLEEDSLVDGPLISADALHSAIRREFQAVPTPCHATLLSLLHVLYVVLSICVAVLCVLKFGQEEMCMSILNNVKGDSVIVFGKAGLWMLVLIFTGCVQHHHNRVRSRGYLRFYRQTQGLKHVPLTIHSAGNVLILVLLATKLSQTVRTYALLIVLGLELLVAVPCLLYYTVKVMQFNRARAAPDVSQEELSHTYSVTSVPTETGFRGSSSLEEVVEKQADLIEYLKQHNTLLSRRLLNLTAQH, encoded by the exons ATGGATCCAAAAGGACCATCGGTTTATACC GCAGGTTCATCAGCAGATGTGAACCGAAGCTTAGAGGAAGACTCCTTGGTGGATGGACCGCTGATCTCTGCTGATGCCCTCCACTCTGCTATCAGGAGAGAGTTTCAGGCTGTGCCAACACCCTGCCATGCCACTCTGCTGTCTCTACTGCAT GTTCTGTATGTCGTGTTGTCGATATGTGTGGCTGTGCTGTGTGTGCTGAAGTTTGGCCAAGAGGAGATGTGTATGAGTATTTTGAATAATGTGAAGGGCGACAGTGTCATCGTGTTCGGGAAGGCCGGTTTGTGGATGCTGGTGCTGATATTCACTGGCTGCGTGCAGCACCACCACAACAGAGTACGAAGCAGAGGATACCTGAGATTTTACAGACAGACACAGGGGCTGAAACATGTGCCACTCACCATTCACTCTGCAG GAAATGTCCTGATACTGGTTCTTCTGGCCACAAAATTATCACAGACTGtacgcacctatgcactgctcATCGTTCTCGGGTTGGAGCTCTTGGTGGCTGTACCATGCCTGCTCTATTACACAG TCAAAGTGATGCAGTTCAACAGAGCGAGAGCTGCACCCGACGTGAGCCAAGAAGAGCTTTCACACACCTACAGTGTCACCAGCGTACCAACTGAGACCGGCTTCAG agggtcctccagtctggaggaggtggtggagaaGCAGGCCGACCTGATAGAGTACCTGAAACAGCACAACACATTGCTAAGCAGGAGGCTGCTCAACCTAACTGCTCAGCACTAA
- the tmem192 gene encoding transmembrane protein 192 isoform X1 — protein MDPKGPSVYTQAGSSADVNRSLEEDSLVDGPLISADALHSAIRREFQAVPTPCHATLLSLLHVLYVVLSICVAVLCVLKFGQEEMCMSILNNVKGDSVIVFGKAGLWMLVLIFTGCVQHHHNRVRSRGYLRFYRQTQGLKHVPLTIHSAGNVLILVLLATKLSQTVRTYALLIVLGLELLVAVPCLLYYTVKVMQFNRARAAPDVSQEELSHTYSVTSVPTETGFRGSSSLEEVVEKQADLIEYLKQHNTLLSRRLLNLTAQH, from the exons ATGGATCCAAAAGGACCATCGGTTTATACC CAGGCAGGTTCATCAGCAGATGTGAACCGAAGCTTAGAGGAAGACTCCTTGGTGGATGGACCGCTGATCTCTGCTGATGCCCTCCACTCTGCTATCAGGAGAGAGTTTCAGGCTGTGCCAACACCCTGCCATGCCACTCTGCTGTCTCTACTGCAT GTTCTGTATGTCGTGTTGTCGATATGTGTGGCTGTGCTGTGTGTGCTGAAGTTTGGCCAAGAGGAGATGTGTATGAGTATTTTGAATAATGTGAAGGGCGACAGTGTCATCGTGTTCGGGAAGGCCGGTTTGTGGATGCTGGTGCTGATATTCACTGGCTGCGTGCAGCACCACCACAACAGAGTACGAAGCAGAGGATACCTGAGATTTTACAGACAGACACAGGGGCTGAAACATGTGCCACTCACCATTCACTCTGCAG GAAATGTCCTGATACTGGTTCTTCTGGCCACAAAATTATCACAGACTGtacgcacctatgcactgctcATCGTTCTCGGGTTGGAGCTCTTGGTGGCTGTACCATGCCTGCTCTATTACACAG TCAAAGTGATGCAGTTCAACAGAGCGAGAGCTGCACCCGACGTGAGCCAAGAAGAGCTTTCACACACCTACAGTGTCACCAGCGTACCAACTGAGACCGGCTTCAG agggtcctccagtctggaggaggtggtggagaaGCAGGCCGACCTGATAGAGTACCTGAAACAGCACAACACATTGCTAAGCAGGAGGCTGCTCAACCTAACTGCTCAGCACTAA